A single Calidifontibacter indicus DNA region contains:
- a CDS encoding sensor histidine kinase, producing the protein MTLLQPRSWTLRTKLVASVLALFFLVTAAVGALTVWQLDRTLTEQIDQQLVASRSALAGSDGDGPGGPTGSVAGGSNLQLQIYTGTSSPTELSDMRTGETEKTAWIVTPRGRTQLTDAQVSQLAAAGLGQNPRTMHLTGAGDYRLIAVRHTAQFRSTSPGGRVVVDVVDIIGLPLQPVRENVTKTALSVALLSGAGVLVVGMASAFLIRRNLAPLRRVAGTATKVSKLQLATGEVDIADRVDERDTDPRTEVGQVGHALNNLLDHMGQALSARQASETRVRQFVADASHELRTPLASIRGYAELSRREQEPVPQGVTHALGRIESEATRMTTLVEDLLLLARLDSGRPLDRAPVDLSMLLIEQVSDAHAAGPDHVWSLDLPPDAVEVEGDEARLRQVIINLLANARRHTPEGTRVTAGARDLGDHVELTVTDDGPGIAPDLVPNIFQRFTRGDEARTRTEGSTGLGLSIVDAVVGSHGGTVTVASRPGHTVFTIALPKGRGDDAEQHPTDTTSEPALHS; encoded by the coding sequence ATGACCCTGCTTCAACCACGGTCGTGGACGCTGCGCACCAAGTTGGTGGCCAGCGTCCTCGCGCTGTTCTTCCTGGTGACCGCCGCTGTCGGCGCACTCACCGTGTGGCAGCTCGACCGCACGCTCACCGAGCAGATCGACCAGCAGTTGGTCGCATCGCGCAGCGCGCTGGCCGGCTCCGACGGCGACGGGCCCGGCGGGCCGACCGGCAGTGTCGCCGGCGGTTCGAATCTGCAGCTGCAGATCTACACCGGCACCTCCTCACCCACCGAGCTGAGCGACATGCGCACCGGCGAGACCGAGAAGACGGCGTGGATCGTCACCCCACGCGGCCGCACCCAGCTCACCGATGCCCAGGTGTCGCAGTTGGCCGCCGCCGGCTTGGGTCAGAACCCGCGCACCATGCACCTGACCGGCGCCGGCGACTACCGGCTGATCGCGGTGCGCCACACGGCGCAGTTCCGCTCCACCTCACCCGGCGGACGGGTCGTGGTCGACGTGGTCGACATCATCGGGTTGCCGTTGCAACCGGTGCGCGAGAACGTCACCAAGACCGCGCTCTCGGTGGCGCTGCTGTCGGGGGCGGGCGTGCTCGTCGTCGGCATGGCGAGCGCGTTTCTGATCCGCCGCAACCTCGCGCCACTGCGGCGGGTGGCCGGCACGGCGACGAAGGTGTCGAAGCTGCAACTGGCCACCGGCGAGGTCGATATCGCCGACCGGGTCGACGAGCGCGACACCGATCCGCGCACCGAGGTCGGGCAGGTGGGCCACGCGCTCAACAACCTGCTCGACCACATGGGGCAGGCCCTCTCGGCGCGTCAGGCGAGCGAGACCCGGGTGCGGCAGTTCGTGGCCGACGCGTCGCACGAACTGCGCACCCCGCTGGCTTCCATCCGTGGTTACGCCGAGTTGTCGCGACGCGAGCAGGAGCCGGTGCCCCAGGGGGTCACCCACGCGCTCGGCCGCATCGAGTCGGAGGCAACCCGAATGACCACCTTGGTCGAAGACCTGCTGTTGCTGGCCCGACTCGACTCCGGTCGACCGCTCGACCGGGCACCGGTCGACCTGTCGATGCTGCTCATCGAGCAGGTGAGCGACGCCCACGCGGCCGGCCCCGACCACGTCTGGTCGCTCGACCTGCCGCCCGACGCGGTCGAGGTCGAGGGCGACGAAGCGCGGTTGCGCCAGGTGATCATCAACCTGCTCGCCAACGCCCGTCGGCACACCCCGGAGGGCACCCGGGTGACCGCCGGGGCGCGCGACCTGGGCGACCACGTCGAGCTCACCGTCACCGACGACGGACCGGGCATCGCACCGGACTTGGTGCCGAACATCTTCCAGCGGTTCACCCGCGGCGACGAGGCCCGCACCCGCACCGAGGGCTCCACCGGTCTCGGCTTGTCGATCGTCGACGCGGTGGTCGGTTCGCACGGCGGCACGGTGACCGTCGCCTCCCGGCCCGGACACACGGTGTTCACGATCGCGCTGCCGAAGGGGCGCGGCGACGACGCCGAGCAGCACCCGACCGACACGACGTCCGAGCCCGCGCTGCATTCCTGA
- a CDS encoding response regulator transcription factor, producing the protein MANAPALTRLDGSPVRVLVVDDESNLTELLSMALRYEGWEIRTAATGNSAVRTAKEFSPDAVVLDMMLPDFDGLEVLRRMRDTDPNLPVLFLTAKDAVEDRVAGLTAGGDDYVTKPFSLEEVVARVRALIRRSVQLVEETSSVLRVGDLSLDEDSHEVIRDGAEISLTATEFELLRFMMRNPKRVLSKAQILDRVWHYDFGGQANVVELYISYLRKKIDAGRDPMIHTMRGAGYVLKPAK; encoded by the coding sequence ATGGCAAACGCTCCTGCTCTCACCCGGCTCGACGGCTCCCCCGTCCGCGTGCTCGTCGTCGACGACGAGTCGAACCTCACCGAACTGCTCAGCATGGCGCTGCGCTACGAGGGCTGGGAGATCCGCACCGCGGCCACCGGCAACAGCGCGGTGCGCACCGCGAAGGAGTTCTCGCCCGACGCCGTCGTGCTCGACATGATGCTGCCCGACTTCGACGGCCTCGAAGTGCTGCGCCGCATGCGCGACACCGACCCGAACCTTCCGGTGCTCTTCCTCACCGCCAAGGACGCCGTCGAGGACCGCGTCGCCGGGCTCACCGCCGGCGGCGACGACTACGTCACCAAGCCGTTCTCGCTGGAGGAGGTCGTGGCCCGCGTCCGCGCGCTCATCCGGCGCTCGGTGCAACTGGTCGAGGAGACCTCATCGGTGTTGCGCGTCGGCGATCTCAGCCTTGACGAGGACAGCCACGAGGTGATCCGCGACGGCGCCGAGATCAGCTTGACCGCAACCGAATTCGAGCTGCTGCGGTTCATGATGCGCAACCCGAAGCGGGTGCTGAGCAAGGCGCAGATCCTCGACCGCGTGTGGCACTACGACTTCGGCGGTCAGGCCAACGTGGTGGAGTTGTACATCTCCTACCTGCGCAAGAAGATCGACGCCGGTCGCGACCCGATGATCCACACCATGCGCGGCGCCGGTTACGTGCTGAAGCCGGCGAAGTAA
- a CDS encoding glycerol-3-phosphate dehydrogenase/oxidase, with the protein MVMQPFSSTLGPAEHKQAWKELTEREFDVLVIGGGVTGAGIALDAATRGLRTALVEARDFASGTSSRSSKLFHGGLRYLEQLNFSLVAEALKERELMLTRIAPHLVHPVAFLYPLSHRGWERPYVATGLTMYDQMGGARSVPRQKHLTRGGALKLFPGLKSDALVGAVRYFDAQADDARHTMTVARTAAHYGAVVRNSTEVVEIVKEADRVVGAVVRDVDTDERLTVRAKVVINATGVWTDDVQKMSGGRGRFRVRASKGVHILVPRDRIAGEVGLILRTEKSVLFVIPWGQQWIIGTTDTDWALDVAHPAATKSDIEYILEHVNDVLATPLTKDDILGVYAGLRPLLAGESESTSQLSREHAVARPEPGLISIAGGKYTTYRVMAKDAVDAAAEDLGPIKDSVTENVPLIGAEGYQAMVNLTAELARETGLPEWRIDHLLGRYGSKLHEVLALGEEDPSLLEPVTHAEAYLRAEIKYAATHEGALHLADVLTRRTRMSIETKHRGTEAAQEAADLIAPVLGWDDSKKELEVKAYLERVKAERESQELTTDEESDARRNEAPETRPGMRQVLATR; encoded by the coding sequence ATGGTCATGCAGCCGTTCAGCTCCACGCTCGGCCCGGCCGAGCACAAGCAGGCCTGGAAGGAACTCACCGAGCGGGAGTTCGACGTGCTCGTCATCGGTGGCGGTGTCACCGGAGCGGGCATCGCCCTCGACGCGGCCACCCGCGGCCTGCGCACCGCCCTGGTGGAGGCGCGCGACTTCGCCAGCGGCACCTCCTCCCGCAGCAGCAAGTTGTTCCACGGCGGCCTGCGCTACCTCGAGCAGCTCAACTTCAGCCTGGTCGCCGAGGCGCTCAAGGAGCGCGAGTTGATGCTCACCCGCATCGCGCCTCACCTTGTGCACCCGGTGGCCTTCCTCTACCCGCTGTCCCACCGCGGCTGGGAGCGCCCGTACGTCGCCACCGGCCTCACCATGTACGACCAGATGGGTGGCGCCCGCTCGGTGCCCCGCCAGAAGCACCTCACCCGTGGCGGCGCCCTCAAGCTGTTCCCGGGCCTGAAGTCCGATGCGCTGGTCGGCGCGGTGCGCTATTTCGATGCCCAGGCCGACGACGCCCGGCACACGATGACGGTCGCCCGCACCGCGGCGCACTACGGCGCCGTCGTGCGCAACAGCACCGAGGTCGTGGAGATCGTCAAGGAGGCCGACCGCGTCGTCGGCGCGGTGGTCCGCGACGTCGACACCGACGAGCGCCTCACCGTCAGGGCCAAGGTCGTCATCAACGCCACCGGCGTCTGGACCGACGACGTGCAGAAGATGAGCGGCGGACGCGGACGCTTCCGGGTGCGTGCGAGCAAGGGCGTGCACATCCTCGTCCCGCGTGATCGCATCGCCGGCGAGGTGGGTCTGATCCTGCGCACCGAGAAGTCGGTGCTCTTCGTGATCCCGTGGGGCCAGCAGTGGATCATCGGCACCACCGACACCGACTGGGCGCTCGACGTCGCCCACCCGGCGGCCACCAAATCCGACATCGAATACATCCTCGAGCACGTCAACGACGTGCTCGCCACCCCACTGACCAAGGACGACATCCTCGGCGTCTACGCCGGTCTGCGTCCGCTGCTGGCCGGCGAGAGCGAGTCGACCAGCCAACTGTCGCGCGAGCACGCGGTGGCCCGACCCGAACCCGGCCTCATCTCGATCGCGGGCGGCAAGTACACCACCTACCGGGTGATGGCCAAGGACGCCGTCGACGCCGCGGCCGAAGACCTCGGCCCGATCAAGGACTCTGTCACCGAGAACGTGCCGCTGATCGGGGCCGAGGGCTACCAGGCGATGGTCAACCTCACCGCCGAGTTGGCCCGCGAAACCGGGCTGCCCGAGTGGCGCATCGACCACCTGCTCGGCCGCTACGGGTCGAAGCTGCACGAGGTGCTCGCGCTCGGCGAGGAAGACCCGTCGCTGCTGGAGCCGGTCACCCACGCCGAGGCCTACCTGCGCGCCGAGATCAAGTACGCCGCCACTCACGAGGGCGCGCTGCACCTCGCCGACGTGCTCACCCGGCGCACCCGCATGTCGATCGAGACCAAGCACCGCGGCACCGAGGCGGCCCAGGAAGCAGCCGACCTCATCGCGCCCGTGCTCGGCTGGGACGACTCGAAGAAGGAACTCGAGGTGAAGGCCTACCTCGAGCGGGTGAAGGCCGAGCGTGAGAGCCAGGAGCTGACGACCGACGAGGAGTCCGACGCCCGCCGCAACGAGGCGCCCGAGACCCGTCCGGGCATGCGCCAGGTGCTCGCCACCCGCTGA
- a CDS encoding MIP/aquaporin family protein has product MSLGTVFVSEVLGTAILLLLGCGVVANVALPRNNGTDGGPLMVNFGWGLAVFAGVYVAYKSGAHLNPAVTIGLLTQSLGTDGVTYAKGVEITAGSTLTYLSAELIGAFLGAVLCWLAYKKQFDERGEAGSLGVFSTGPQIKSTGWNLVTEAIGTFVLVFVIMAFGKTPAQLGPLAVALLVVAIGASLGGPTGYAINPARDLGPRIAHAVLPIPHKDDSNWGYAWVPVVGPIIGAVLAGLLASVYIA; this is encoded by the coding sequence GTGAGCCTTGGAACCGTGTTCGTAAGTGAAGTGCTGGGAACGGCCATTCTGCTGTTGCTCGGTTGTGGCGTGGTCGCCAACGTCGCCCTGCCGCGTAACAACGGCACCGACGGTGGCCCCCTGATGGTCAACTTCGGTTGGGGCCTCGCGGTCTTCGCGGGTGTCTACGTTGCCTACAAGTCAGGTGCGCACCTCAACCCGGCGGTCACCATCGGCCTGCTGACCCAGAGCCTCGGCACCGACGGCGTGACCTACGCCAAGGGGGTGGAGATCACCGCCGGTTCCACGTTGACCTACCTCAGTGCCGAACTCATCGGTGCCTTCCTGGGCGCCGTGCTGTGCTGGCTGGCCTACAAGAAGCAGTTCGACGAGCGCGGCGAGGCCGGCTCGCTGGGCGTCTTCTCGACCGGCCCGCAGATCAAGTCGACCGGCTGGAACCTCGTCACCGAGGCCATCGGCACCTTCGTGCTGGTTTTCGTCATCATGGCGTTCGGCAAGACCCCCGCCCAGCTCGGCCCGTTGGCGGTGGCACTGCTCGTGGTCGCTATCGGTGCATCCCTGGGTGGACCCACCGGCTACGCGATCAACCCGGCCCGTGACCTCGGCCCGCGCATCGCGCACGCTGTGCTGCCGATCCCGCACAAGGACGACAGCAACTGGGGCTACGCCTGGGTGCCGGTCGTCGGCCCGATCATCGGAGCGGTGCTCGCCGGTCTTCTCGCGTCGGTCTACATCGCCTGA
- the glpK gene encoding glycerol kinase GlpK, with the protein MSKHIASIDQGTTSTRCMIFDHDGKVVSVAQMEHEQIFPKAGWVEHNPAEVWENTRKVSAEAMAKADIARGDVAAVGITNQRETAVVWDKNTGEAVYNAIVWQDTRTDKIVEELGGSEGADKYKDKVGLPLATYFSGPKVKWILDNVEGAREKADKGDLLFGNMDTWVLWNMTGGSDGGVHVTDVTNASRTMLMDLDTLQWDESIVKDMGIPMSMLPEIKSSSEVYGTGREKGSFPGVPIAGILGDQQAATFGQVCYEKGTAKNTYGTGNFMLLNTGEEKVMSKNGLLTTVCYKIGDNKPVYALEGSVAVTGSLVQWLRDNLNLISSAPEVEDLAKGVEDNGDVYIVPAFSGLFAPHWRSDARGAIVGLTRYANKGHIARAALEAVAFQSREVMDAMNADSGVDLTELKVDGGMVVNETLMQFQADILGVPVIRPVINETTALGAAYAAGLAVGFWKDEDELRKQWAEDKRWEPQMDEADRKRLYAKWNKAVQRTLDWAKDDEKPEDAVSEADIQQ; encoded by the coding sequence GTGAGCAAGCACATCGCTTCGATCGACCAAGGCACGACCAGCACCCGATGCATGATCTTCGACCACGACGGCAAGGTCGTCTCGGTCGCACAGATGGAGCACGAGCAGATCTTCCCCAAGGCCGGCTGGGTCGAGCACAACCCGGCAGAAGTGTGGGAGAACACCCGCAAGGTCTCGGCGGAGGCCATGGCCAAGGCCGACATCGCCCGCGGCGACGTGGCCGCCGTCGGCATCACCAACCAGCGTGAGACCGCGGTCGTCTGGGACAAGAACACCGGCGAGGCCGTCTACAACGCGATCGTCTGGCAGGACACCCGCACCGACAAGATCGTCGAGGAACTCGGCGGCTCCGAGGGTGCCGACAAGTACAAGGACAAGGTCGGCCTGCCGCTGGCCACCTACTTCTCCGGCCCCAAGGTCAAGTGGATCCTCGACAACGTCGAGGGCGCTCGCGAGAAGGCCGACAAGGGCGACCTGCTGTTCGGCAACATGGACACCTGGGTGCTGTGGAACATGACCGGCGGCTCGGACGGCGGTGTCCACGTCACCGACGTCACCAACGCCTCGCGCACCATGTTGATGGACCTGGACACCCTGCAGTGGGACGAGTCGATCGTCAAGGACATGGGCATCCCGATGTCGATGCTGCCGGAGATCAAGTCCTCCTCGGAGGTCTACGGCACGGGCCGTGAGAAGGGCTCCTTCCCGGGCGTCCCGATCGCCGGCATCCTCGGCGACCAGCAGGCGGCCACCTTCGGTCAGGTCTGCTACGAGAAGGGCACCGCCAAGAACACCTACGGCACCGGCAATTTCATGTTGCTGAACACCGGCGAGGAGAAGGTGATGAGCAAGAACGGTCTGCTCACCACCGTCTGCTACAAGATCGGGGACAACAAGCCGGTCTACGCACTCGAGGGTTCGGTGGCCGTCACCGGCTCGCTGGTGCAGTGGCTGCGCGACAACCTCAACCTGATCAGCTCGGCGCCAGAGGTCGAGGACCTCGCCAAGGGTGTCGAGGACAACGGCGATGTCTACATCGTCCCGGCGTTCTCGGGTCTGTTCGCGCCGCACTGGCGCTCCGACGCCCGCGGCGCGATCGTCGGCCTCACCCGATACGCGAACAAGGGCCACATCGCCCGTGCCGCGCTCGAGGCCGTCGCGTTCCAGAGCCGCGAGGTGATGGACGCGATGAACGCCGACTCCGGTGTCGACCTCACCGAGCTCAAGGTCGACGGCGGCATGGTGGTCAACGAGACCCTCATGCAGTTCCAGGCCGACATCCTCGGCGTGCCGGTGATCCGTCCGGTGATCAACGAGACCACCGCGCTGGGCGCCGCCTACGCCGCCGGTCTCGCGGTCGGGTTCTGGAAGGACGAGGACGAACTGCGCAAGCAGTGGGCCGAGGACAAGCGCTGGGAGCCGCAGATGGACGAGGCCGACCGCAAGCGTCTGTACGCCAAGTGGAACAAGGCCGTCCAGCGCACCCTCGACTGGGCCAAGGACGACGAGAAGCCGGAAGACGCGGTGTCGGAGGCCGACATCCAGCAGTAA
- a CDS encoding ABC transporter ATP-binding protein: MTLEARGLTLTYDKHTVVDGLDLALPAGKITAIVGANGCGKSTLLRGLSRVLRPHTGAVLLDGADLRSMRPKQVALRVALLPQQPVAPSGMTVVELVGLGRHPHQSAFRPRTRDDDRIVAEALEATATLDLADRLVEELSGGQRQRVWIAMVLAQQTDVLLLDEPTSFLDLAHAVDVLDLVTDLNRERGTTVAMVLHDLNLAARYADELVAVKEGTVVAQGSPTEVITAERVRGIFGLTASVVPDPVTGTPLVVPIGRHHSVPAA; the protein is encoded by the coding sequence ATGACCCTCGAAGCACGTGGCCTCACCCTCACCTACGACAAGCACACCGTCGTCGACGGTCTCGACCTCGCGCTGCCCGCGGGCAAGATCACCGCGATCGTCGGCGCGAACGGCTGCGGCAAGTCGACGCTGCTGCGCGGGCTGTCGCGGGTGTTGCGTCCGCACACGGGTGCGGTGCTGCTCGACGGCGCCGACCTGAGGTCGATGCGTCCCAAGCAGGTCGCGCTGCGCGTCGCGCTGCTCCCACAGCAACCTGTCGCGCCGAGCGGCATGACCGTCGTCGAACTCGTCGGGCTGGGCCGGCATCCGCACCAGAGCGCGTTTCGTCCCCGTACCCGTGACGACGATCGCATCGTCGCCGAGGCACTCGAAGCCACCGCAACCCTCGACCTCGCCGACCGCCTCGTCGAGGAACTCTCCGGTGGCCAACGACAGCGGGTGTGGATCGCGATGGTGCTCGCCCAACAGACCGATGTGCTGCTGCTCGACGAACCCACCAGCTTCCTCGACCTCGCCCACGCCGTCGACGTGCTCGACCTGGTCACCGACCTCAACCGCGAGCGCGGGACGACGGTGGCGATGGTGCTGCACGATCTCAATCTGGCTGCCCGGTACGCCGACGAACTCGTCGCGGTCAAGGAGGGAACGGTCGTCGCTCAGGGCAGCCCGACGGAGGTGATCACCGCCGAGCGAGTGCGCGGGATCTTCGGTCTGACCGCGAGTGTCGTGCCCGACCCGGTGACCGGGACGCCGCTGGTGGTGCCGATCGGCCGGCACCACAGCGTCCCCGCTGCCTGA
- a CDS encoding FecCD family ABC transporter permease, whose product MAAARTRVRRRLSVALATAAFALLGLLAARVLLGDYTVTIPDFFRIVTGTDIPVAGFMVMESKLPAALAGALAGVAFGAAGSIFQTMLRNPLASPDVLGVSLGASAGALGSSVLLGWSGTPMSLAALVGSLVVALLIHLVGGRGATASHRMILIGLGISAALQSLIQWLLMRSNIHQAQDAMVWLTGSLNSPAWSGIARLTIVLAVGLPVAAVLARPLRLIELGAEAATALGAAAGRTRLALMAVAVVITATAASVTGPIAFVSLLAGPTARRLNGGRPSIPLSALIGACIVVAADYLTTYVVPGGFPVGVLTGIAGAPFLLFLLTSPHLARK is encoded by the coding sequence GTGGCCGCGGCGCGCACCCGCGTCCGCCGCAGGTTGTCGGTCGCGCTCGCAACCGCGGCCTTCGCGCTGCTCGGACTGCTCGCCGCGCGCGTGCTGCTCGGCGACTACACCGTGACGATCCCCGACTTCTTCCGCATCGTGACCGGCACCGACATCCCGGTGGCCGGCTTCATGGTGATGGAGTCCAAACTCCCGGCCGCGCTCGCAGGAGCTCTTGCAGGGGTCGCCTTCGGCGCGGCCGGGTCGATCTTCCAGACGATGTTGCGCAACCCGCTGGCCAGCCCCGATGTGCTCGGCGTCTCGCTGGGAGCAAGCGCAGGGGCGCTGGGTTCGTCGGTGCTGCTGGGCTGGTCGGGCACACCGATGTCGCTCGCCGCGCTCGTCGGCAGCCTCGTCGTCGCGCTGCTGATCCACCTCGTCGGCGGCCGCGGCGCGACCGCCTCGCACCGGATGATCCTCATCGGGCTCGGCATCAGCGCGGCGCTGCAGTCGCTGATCCAGTGGTTGCTCATGCGCTCCAACATCCATCAGGCACAGGACGCGATGGTGTGGCTGACTGGGTCGCTCAACTCCCCCGCGTGGAGCGGAATCGCCCGGCTGACAATCGTATTGGCCGTCGGACTGCCGGTGGCCGCGGTACTCGCCCGGCCGCTGCGACTGATCGAACTCGGCGCCGAAGCGGCCACTGCACTCGGCGCTGCGGCTGGCCGCACCCGACTCGCGCTCATGGCCGTCGCGGTCGTCATCACCGCCACCGCGGCCTCCGTCACCGGCCCCATCGCGTTCGTCAGCCTGCTCGCGGGGCCCACCGCGCGCCGCCTCAACGGCGGCCGCCCCTCGATCCCGTTGTCGGCACTGATCGGAGCCTGCATCGTCGTTGCCGCCGACTACCTCACCACGTACGTCGTGCCCGGCGGCTTCCCGGTCGGTGTGCTCACCGGCATTGCCGGCGCGCCTTTCCTGCTGTTCCTGTTGACATCGCCCCACCTCGCGAGGAAGTAA
- a CDS encoding FecCD family ABC transporter permease translates to MSTLVSTRPASGRPTNGRGSRRRAGVAFAIAAATLGVACVLSLAIGSSSSLGMLDALHAFFTGTGDAAAVVDARGTRTLVAVVVGASVAVSGAALQGLTRNPLADPGLLGVNAGASLAVVIGLTTGFAGNQLSFVLLALLGGSLAAFVVYAIASAAHGGAGPITLALTGAAVTAGCSSITAALLMRDQGALEVYRFWQVGSVGGRESANLLLTLPFLAVGALIVVASARTLNALALGDDLARALGRRVALVRITVAAGALLLACTATSIAGPIAFVGLVVPHVVRGFAGPDHARLLPLCALGGAVMLTLADVIGRVVARPGELPAGILPALVGVPALIVLLRRKVVTL, encoded by the coding sequence GTGAGCACTCTCGTCTCCACCCGACCCGCGTCCGGCCGACCCACCAACGGACGCGGGTCGCGCCGGCGCGCCGGCGTCGCCTTCGCGATCGCGGCGGCGACCTTGGGCGTCGCCTGCGTGCTCTCCCTCGCCATCGGCTCCAGCAGCAGCCTCGGCATGCTCGACGCTTTGCACGCGTTCTTCACCGGCACTGGTGACGCGGCTGCCGTCGTCGATGCACGCGGCACCCGTACCCTCGTCGCCGTCGTCGTCGGGGCGTCGGTCGCCGTGTCGGGTGCCGCGCTGCAGGGACTCACCCGCAACCCGCTGGCCGACCCGGGCCTGCTCGGCGTCAACGCCGGCGCCTCACTGGCCGTCGTCATCGGCCTGACCACCGGCTTCGCCGGCAACCAACTGTCGTTCGTGCTCCTTGCCCTGCTCGGCGGCTCACTCGCGGCGTTCGTCGTCTATGCGATCGCCTCCGCGGCCCACGGCGGCGCAGGCCCGATCACGCTGGCACTGACCGGCGCGGCGGTCACCGCCGGCTGCTCGAGCATCACCGCCGCACTGCTCATGCGCGACCAGGGGGCGCTCGAGGTCTACCGTTTCTGGCAGGTGGGCTCCGTCGGCGGACGCGAGTCGGCGAACCTGCTCCTCACCCTCCCCTTCCTCGCCGTCGGCGCACTGATCGTGGTCGCCTCGGCGCGCACTCTCAACGCGCTCGCGCTCGGCGACGACCTGGCCCGTGCCCTCGGCCGGCGGGTCGCGCTGGTGCGCATCACCGTCGCCGCCGGAGCCCTGCTGCTCGCCTGCACGGCCACCTCGATCGCCGGCCCGATCGCCTTCGTCGGGCTCGTCGTGCCCCACGTCGTGCGCGGCTTCGCTGGGCCCGACCACGCCCGCTTGCTGCCGCTGTGCGCCTTGGGCGGCGCCGTGATGCTGACCCTCGCCGACGTCATCGGACGCGTCGTGGCCCGCCCAGGCGAGCTTCCGGCCGGCATCCTCCCCGCACTGGTGGGGGTGCCCGCGCTGATCGTGTTGCTGCGCCGCAAGGTGGTCACCCTCTGA
- a CDS encoding iron-siderophore ABC transporter substrate-binding protein, whose translation MQKIAFPIALLATGLLAACSTGPTGGADSQTAGTQAAGATTTTDSGAFPVTVKTALGSATITKAPQRVVTLGWSDQDVAVSLGVAPVGAPEVTWGGNAGKSTDWYDAALAKIGGKQPTRYSDADGTPFDKVAALKPDLILATNSGITKDDYAKLSKIAPVVAYPDQPWGTSWQQSLDLVGKALGKSTEAAKLKTDTENSIKTAVAKYPALKGKSAAWAWFTPTDLSKASFYTSIDNRPRMLEAFGMTTPSFVTKLSAGKPNLFSVDVSAENASTADADVLVFYVDNAAQTKQITGNALLSKIPALQRGSYVASSDNVAAMPMSSPTPLSIPTALEKFLPQLAAAAAKAQ comes from the coding sequence ATGCAGAAGATCGCATTTCCCATCGCGCTGCTGGCAACGGGCTTGCTCGCAGCCTGCTCGACCGGGCCGACCGGTGGCGCCGACAGCCAAACCGCGGGCACCCAGGCGGCCGGCGCCACAACGACCACCGACAGCGGCGCCTTCCCGGTGACTGTAAAGACAGCCCTCGGTTCCGCCACCATCACCAAGGCGCCGCAGCGAGTGGTGACCCTCGGCTGGAGCGACCAGGACGTCGCGGTCTCGCTCGGCGTCGCGCCGGTCGGTGCGCCGGAAGTCACCTGGGGTGGCAACGCCGGCAAGTCGACCGATTGGTACGACGCCGCGCTGGCGAAGATCGGCGGAAAGCAGCCCACCCGCTACAGCGACGCCGACGGCACGCCGTTCGACAAGGTCGCCGCGCTCAAACCCGACCTGATCCTCGCGACCAACTCCGGCATCACCAAGGACGATTACGCGAAGCTGTCGAAGATCGCACCTGTCGTCGCCTACCCCGACCAGCCCTGGGGCACCTCGTGGCAGCAGTCGCTGGACCTCGTCGGCAAGGCGCTCGGCAAGTCCACCGAGGCCGCGAAGCTGAAGACCGACACCGAGAACTCCATCAAGACCGCCGTTGCGAAGTACCCCGCGCTCAAGGGCAAGTCGGCGGCGTGGGCCTGGTTCACCCCGACCGACCTGTCGAAGGCGAGCTTCTACACCTCGATCGACAACCGTCCGCGCATGCTTGAGGCGTTCGGCATGACGACGCCGAGCTTCGTCACCAAACTGTCCGCCGGCAAGCCCAACCTGTTCAGCGTCGATGTCTCGGCCGAGAATGCCTCGACCGCCGACGCCGACGTGCTGGTCTTCTACGTCGACAACGCGGCGCAGACCAAGCAGATCACCGGCAACGCGCTGCTGTCGAAAATCCCTGCGCTGCAACGTGGTTCGTACGTCGCCAGCTCCGACAACGTCGCGGCCATGCCGATGTCCAGCCCCACCCCGCTGAGCATCCCGACCGCACTCGAGAAGTTCCTGCCGCAGCTTGCTGCGGCCGCCGCCAAGGCGCAGTGA